The window CAATTTCCTTTAGCTCATCACATGCATTGGCCACTGCAACCTTAAATCCGCCGGCACGCAGGAAATCAATATCATTTTCACTGTCACCGACGCACATTATATTTTCAATATTGAAATCCAAAAGCTTAGCCAATTCAACGAGCCCTGTCCCTTTATCGACTGCAGGATCTGTCAAGTGAAGAGCAAATCCGCTGTCATAGACTTCCACATCAAAGTCTGCAAGCAGCTCTTTAAGTGGCTCTGAGTCCATGTTCTTATAGAAGCAGATTTCAGAAACCCTTGCATCGGAATCCTCTACAATCTTAAATGGAATGTCTTCACCGAATTTTTCAAGCAAAAAGTCATAAGCCTTCTGAGCCTTGGAGATGTCTCCTAAAACAATTACCCTATTGTCATTGTATCCGTCATGATAGATAACCCCACCATTTTCACAAATCATTCCTCCAGTGGTTCCGACAAGTGTAGCCACCGCATAGGTGAAGTGTGAAATGTTTCCGGTGGCAATGATTACTGGAATTCCTGCATCTTCAGCCTTACGAAGGGCATCCAATGCACTATGACAGACCCTTCTTCTGCCGTCTGTAATT of the Methanobrevibacter sp. genome contains:
- a CDS encoding phosphoglycolate phosphatase yields the protein MVNIEAIAVDVDGTITDGRRRVCHSALDALRKAEDAGIPVIIATGNISHFTYAVATLVGTTGGMICENGGVIYHDGYNDNRVIVLGDISKAQKAYDFLLEKFGEDIPFKIVEDSDARVSEICFYKNMDSEPLKELLADFDVEVYDSGFALHLTDPAVDKGTGLVELAKLLDFNIENIMCVGDSENDIDFLRAGGFKVAVANACDELKEIADYVCENKYGDGVAEAIDKFVFNIK